The following are encoded together in the Panicum virgatum strain AP13 chromosome 6K, P.virgatum_v5, whole genome shotgun sequence genome:
- the LOC120711705 gene encoding putative F-box/LRR-repeat protein 9, with product MASPVRRPGSGEGMDAPPPTGTGDDSPEPTRDWSELPLDALASVFVKLGAIEILMGAGLVCRSWLHAAKLPDLWRSVDMARHKVVDNIVDIFGASPVDPKINRVVLRAMARFAVDRSRGQLEVFVAKRFVTDQLLEYIGDRSPALKAVGLVSCAGVSNEGFTQLVARCPLLEDLMLVLCPRIGGRDVYEATGRACPQLRRFRLRTREFCFAADRYSDGEALGVAAMHGLRTLALYGSDVTNDELAAVLDGCPHLESLDLSEYFNIVADDALRARCAGIKSLVLPLRREVDDEYEYETLCSRDVDFGGDSD from the exons ATGGCCTCGCCGGTTCGCCGCCCAGG GTCCGGCGAGGGAATGGATGCGccgccaccaaccgggacaggCGACGACTCGCCGGAGCCGACCAGGGACTGGTCGGAGCTGCCGCTGGACGCCCTCGCAtcggtcttcgtcaagctcggcgccATCGAGATCCTGATGGGCGCTGGCCTCGTGTGCCGCTCCTGGCTCCACGCGGCCAAGCTGCCCGACTTGTGGCGATCCGTGGACATGGCGCGCCACAAGGTGGTGGACAACATCGTCGACATATTCGGCGCCTCTCCTGTGGATCCAAAGATCAACCGTGTCGTCCTGCGCGCCATGGCAAGGTTCGCCGTGGACCGCTCCCGTGGGCAGCTGGAGGTGTTCGTCGCCAAGCGGTTCGTTACCGATCAACTCCTGGAGTACATCGGCGACAG GTCGCCGGCTCTGAAGGCCGTCGGGCTCGTCTCGTGCGCCGGCGTCTCCAACGAAGGGTTCACGCAGCTGGTGGCGAGGTGCCCTCTGCTAGAGGACCTCATGCTTGTGCTCTGCCCCAGGATCGGCGGCCGCGACGTCTACGAGGCCACCGGCCGGGCATGTCCGCAGCTCAGGCGCTTCAGGCTGCGCACGAGGGAGTTCTGCTTCGCCGCCGATAGGTACTCCGACGGGGAAGCGCTCGGGGTTGCCGCGATGCACGGGCTGCGGACCCTCGCGCTCTACGGGAGCGACGTCACCAAcgacgagctcgccgccgtcctcgacgGCTGCCCTCACCTGGAGAGTCTCGACCTGAGTGAGTACTTCAACATCGTCGCCGACGACGCGCTGCGGGCGAGGTGCGCTGGGATCAAGTCGCTGGTGCTTCCCCTTCGTCGCGAGGTTGATGATGAGTACGAGTACGAAACTCTC TGCTCCCGTGATGTCGACTTCGGCGGCGACTCCGATTGA
- the LOC120711709 gene encoding uncharacterized protein LOC120711709: MASSPHLKNPRSSVSAALAARDWASLPPDILISVFLMLGPAEIIRRCGGASTWARGLAVFLRRTGGAARPHGSRRRGVRSLLEALRQPLALLSGSKSTLLESPACEASLCGE, translated from the exons ATGGCCTCCTCCCCCCACCTCAAGAACCCTCGCTCGTCGGTCTCCGCGGCCCTGGCGGCGAGGGACTGGGCGTCGCTGCCCCCGGACATCCTGATCTCCGTCTTTCTCATGCTGGGGCCCGCCGAGATCATCCGGCGCTGTGGTGGCGCATCGACATGGGCACGGGGTCTTGCCGTTTTCCTCCGGCGGACGGGCGGCGCTGCACGCCCCCATGGATCGCGCCGCCGGGGAGTGCGAAGCCTTCTCGAGGCCCTGCGACAACCACTTGCTCTTCTATCTGGTTCGAAG AGCACCCTCCTTGAAAGTCCAGCATGTGAAGCATCTCTATGCGGAGAATAA